The proteins below are encoded in one region of Myxococcales bacterium:
- a CDS encoding low molecular weight phosphotyrosine protein phosphatase, whose product MTDPQKHRLRLCFVCLGNICRSPTAEGIMQHLVNEAGLAQSIAIDSAGTSAYHAGESADERSRQTAAEHDVIIDQVSRQFHPHDLDRFDLILAMDQSNLDNLLRLATNDEQRKKIHRLREFDPHAKGELDVPDPYYGGSNGFEKVFQMCFRSCEVLLEKIREDYDL is encoded by the coding sequence ATGACAGATCCTCAAAAACATAGGCTTCGACTTTGTTTTGTATGCCTGGGTAATATTTGTCGCTCACCAACGGCCGAGGGCATTATGCAGCACTTGGTTAATGAAGCCGGTTTAGCTCAGAGCATTGCCATCGACAGCGCTGGGACCAGTGCCTACCACGCTGGTGAGAGCGCCGATGAACGTTCAAGACAAACTGCCGCCGAACACGATGTCATCATCGACCAAGTCTCCCGTCAGTTTCATCCACACGACCTTGATCGCTTTGACTTGATCTTAGCGATGGATCAAAGCAACCTTGATAATCTGTTGCGGCTTGCCACAAACGATGAGCAGCGCAAAAAAATACACAGGCTTCGTGAGTTCGATCCACACGCCAAAGGCGAGCTCGACGTACCTGACCCTTACTATGGGGGCTCAAACGGATTTGAGAAGGTTTTCCAAATGTGTTTCCGAAGCTGTGAAGTACTATTAGAAAAAATCCGAGAGGATTATGATCTCTAA
- a CDS encoding methyltransferase domain-containing protein, which translates to MSWETNWLEHHTPWDAGDASPTLKELVKSGTLPEGRALVPGCGSGYDVFELASEKRRAIGLEVAPTAKKIFEAKRLERNLPSEQASVIVHDFFSFHSESPFDLIWDYTFLCAIQPEQRQAWAKKMKELLSPKGELITLLFPVTSGPKDQGPPFPLDPELIKTLLSSYFQVSLLEPVEHSHPARVGKEWLGRWTPKTTR; encoded by the coding sequence ATGTCTTGGGAAACAAACTGGCTCGAACACCACACACCTTGGGATGCAGGCGATGCATCTCCCACCCTAAAGGAACTTGTCAAAAGTGGCACGCTTCCTGAAGGCCGTGCCTTAGTACCCGGCTGTGGTAGTGGCTATGATGTTTTTGAACTTGCTTCAGAAAAACGCAGAGCAATCGGACTTGAAGTAGCGCCAACCGCAAAAAAGATATTTGAAGCAAAGCGCCTTGAACGAAACCTTCCATCCGAGCAGGCCTCCGTGATAGTGCACGATTTTTTTAGCTTTCATAGCGAAAGCCCCTTTGATCTAATTTGGGACTACACCTTTTTATGTGCCATCCAACCTGAGCAAAGGCAGGCGTGGGCCAAAAAAATGAAAGAGCTGCTCAGCCCAAAGGGCGAACTGATTACTTTGCTCTTCCCCGTCACCTCGGGTCCCAAAGATCAGGGGCCACCCTTTCCTTTAGACCCTGAGCTAATCAAAACGCTGCTGAGTTCCTATTTTCAAGTCTCCCTTTTAGAGCCAGTCGAGCACTCGCACCCCGCTCGCGTTGGAAAAGAATGGCTCGGTCGCTGGACACCAAAAACTACGCGGTAA
- a CDS encoding fructosamine kinase family protein: protein MISKQLQSSLASALGSPIKKSSPLGGGDIGDSFRAELDDGRCVFIKTARHAAYDLFEKEAEGLAWLDEAKAIRIPKVLTASKASASTPGFIALEFIEQGPSSRDHDEKLGHGLAKLHTYKTEHYGFTSSNYIGSLDQSNAKHLLWIDFYREERLMPMIKLAQEKNLMPASVQSKLDEVLGALDALCGPERGPARLHGDLWSGNAISDEKGDPVLIDPAVYGGHPEIDLAMMKLFGGFSSRCMDAYQEINPLDPGYEERVPLYQLYPLLVHVNLFGSAYLSSVERSCDELL, encoded by the coding sequence ATGATCTCTAAACAGCTACAGAGCTCGCTAGCCAGCGCTCTTGGCAGCCCCATAAAAAAAAGCTCTCCTTTGGGCGGCGGTGATATCGGAGATTCATTTCGAGCCGAACTTGATGATGGACGCTGCGTCTTTATCAAAACGGCACGCCATGCCGCGTATGATCTTTTCGAAAAAGAAGCTGAAGGCCTTGCTTGGCTCGATGAAGCAAAAGCGATTCGTATCCCTAAAGTGCTCACGGCAAGCAAAGCAAGCGCAAGCACTCCAGGCTTTATTGCACTGGAGTTTATCGAACAAGGTCCATCAAGCAGGGATCATGACGAAAAACTCGGCCACGGTCTTGCCAAGCTTCATACTTACAAAACGGAGCACTACGGTTTTACGAGTTCAAACTACATCGGCTCGCTCGATCAGTCGAATGCGAAACACCTGCTTTGGATTGACTTCTATCGCGAAGAACGACTGATGCCCATGATAAAGCTCGCGCAGGAAAAGAATCTTATGCCTGCTTCGGTGCAAAGCAAACTCGATGAGGTTCTCGGTGCGCTCGATGCCCTGTGCGGACCGGAACGAGGGCCAGCACGACTGCACGGGGATCTATGGTCCGGCAATGCCATCAGCGATGAAAAAGGCGACCCCGTTCTTATTGATCCCGCGGTCTACGGAGGGCATCCTGAAATCGACCTTGCCATGATGAAATTGTTTGGCGGCTTTTCCAGTCGCTGCATGGACGCCTACCAAGAAATCAACCCACTCGATCCCGGGTACGAAGAACGCGTGCCCCTGTATCAGCTTTATCCTTTACTCGTGCACGTTAACTTGTTTGGTTCGGCTTACCTGAGCTCAGTCGAGCGATCCTGCGATGAATTGCTATGA
- a CDS encoding sigma 54-interacting transcriptional regulator: protein MAQRRIFTLFAPMAVLYSLALIASFGGIHGAKSLMFSGFALLCSLLPLRLSTQQLRGYRRISSLSLMSAIVLLCWVAPPPLAWLKETILPVALSGMATLLVDLALSVPEHPAWAGKIKSFRLLNVVVGIVVASLSVIAAAPAFGGRAEPWMLSSRFSYLSWWLFAMALGVGLLLRVYRQWWSRDGKSGSATLWTTLGLIVGWAGIVALAVLFVFGEGKDQSSAFSWLLLAVIVFINASHTLLVESRWRLNANKSLRKSLALVFSLVVVGLFAASLGSRFPTRPLPLFAILVALMLSAAIVFRVIERIVQFVFRPDRGRLLDAVERSYKALIHNSDSEAVCQNILREFRLASRAPSAQPWLVVFAPDNEMTLGAAGWLQTTHGHRFSALQHYFLDQIQNDPGSFEEKRLELTLVAAKPPSSHPVVLRSKIQALEVRRPELRAVIAEIVGVDALCVIPLVEQAELQGFVMIPKGKRKAELSEEESDELQVFAEVLATRLSLIAMHEQVLSRALSERIQREAKEEQLFQLQDEKNRLTDLARFVEYPSESRVSPSALISYSPPMRALQKQIEVLAPLDIAVLIESASAIEAKQLAFAIHNKQRAEVGPFVWIDCHELSHKSSDDFFSTSADANHAALLQTARGGSLVLHQAAALSVSVQQMLARVLAEGQLPNGEPLFTRIMISLPPVDDFDLPILDESLWSRIVSARCVVPALRDRKEDLESLLHFYVQQSALKFAKKVPVIEGDVLDCLAAYDWPFDLEEFELVVSSAMRRVKNRFTSSLLPPHIRQARGQHTEKHPFDGSYAELEQRILMHALAKANGNKSKAARALGLKRTTFIDKLRRFELDENEKTQAQMPDLFS, encoded by the coding sequence GTGGCACAAAGACGTATTTTTACATTGTTTGCTCCGATGGCCGTGCTCTATAGCTTGGCTCTCATTGCCTCTTTTGGCGGGATCCATGGCGCAAAATCTTTGATGTTTTCTGGATTTGCGCTGCTTTGCAGTTTGCTTCCGCTGCGCTTATCCACTCAACAGCTCCGTGGGTATCGCCGTATTTCATCGTTGTCCCTGATGAGCGCCATTGTTCTTCTTTGTTGGGTGGCGCCACCTCCGCTTGCGTGGCTAAAGGAGACCATCTTGCCCGTGGCGCTTAGCGGCATGGCCACGCTGCTCGTTGATTTGGCACTTAGCGTACCGGAGCATCCTGCCTGGGCAGGGAAAATCAAAAGCTTTCGTCTGCTCAATGTGGTTGTCGGCATAGTTGTTGCGTCGCTGTCCGTGATTGCGGCTGCTCCGGCCTTTGGTGGCCGTGCAGAGCCTTGGATGCTTTCCTCTCGTTTTTCGTATTTGTCGTGGTGGCTTTTTGCTATGGCGCTCGGCGTAGGCTTGCTGTTGCGGGTTTACCGGCAGTGGTGGAGTAGGGATGGCAAGAGCGGGTCGGCCACCTTATGGACTACCTTAGGTCTTATCGTAGGCTGGGCTGGTATCGTTGCGCTTGCTGTTTTGTTTGTGTTTGGTGAAGGGAAAGATCAAAGTTCTGCCTTCTCTTGGCTTCTGTTGGCGGTCATTGTTTTTATCAATGCATCCCATACACTTCTAGTAGAGAGCCGTTGGCGGCTAAATGCGAACAAGTCCTTACGCAAATCCTTAGCACTTGTTTTTTCTCTAGTTGTTGTAGGCCTTTTTGCAGCGTCACTTGGCTCGCGTTTTCCAACGCGACCGCTGCCCTTGTTTGCGATACTTGTTGCTCTGATGTTAAGCGCCGCGATTGTTTTTCGAGTGATTGAACGGATTGTGCAATTTGTTTTTCGGCCAGATCGTGGACGCTTGCTTGATGCAGTCGAGCGCAGTTACAAGGCCTTGATTCACAACTCGGATTCTGAGGCAGTATGTCAGAACATCCTAAGAGAATTCCGCCTCGCGAGTCGTGCTCCCAGTGCGCAGCCATGGCTTGTTGTGTTTGCGCCTGATAACGAAATGACACTGGGTGCTGCGGGCTGGCTACAAACCACTCACGGTCATCGCTTTTCTGCACTCCAGCATTACTTCTTGGATCAAATCCAAAACGATCCTGGCTCATTTGAGGAAAAGCGATTGGAGTTGACCCTTGTTGCGGCTAAACCGCCATCAAGCCATCCAGTTGTGCTTCGTTCGAAAATCCAAGCTCTTGAAGTGAGGCGCCCCGAGTTGCGTGCTGTGATCGCTGAGATTGTTGGGGTGGACGCTTTGTGCGTGATCCCTCTGGTGGAACAAGCTGAGCTGCAGGGTTTCGTGATGATTCCAAAAGGGAAGCGCAAAGCTGAACTGAGCGAAGAAGAGAGTGATGAATTGCAGGTTTTTGCAGAGGTGCTTGCCACACGGCTTTCACTGATAGCGATGCATGAACAGGTGCTTTCGCGAGCTCTTTCGGAGCGCATCCAGCGAGAAGCAAAAGAGGAGCAGCTTTTCCAACTGCAAGACGAAAAAAATCGTCTCACAGACTTGGCTCGTTTTGTGGAATACCCGTCGGAATCAAGAGTCTCGCCTTCGGCGCTCATATCCTACAGCCCCCCGATGCGTGCGCTTCAAAAACAGATTGAGGTGTTGGCTCCCTTGGACATCGCTGTGCTGATCGAGTCAGCAAGTGCAATCGAAGCAAAACAACTGGCCTTCGCGATTCACAACAAACAGCGAGCTGAAGTCGGTCCGTTTGTGTGGATCGATTGCCATGAACTTAGCCATAAAAGTAGCGACGATTTTTTCTCGACGTCTGCCGATGCCAATCATGCTGCTCTGCTTCAAACCGCACGCGGTGGAAGCTTGGTGCTCCATCAGGCTGCTGCCTTATCGGTGTCTGTTCAGCAGATGCTTGCTCGGGTATTGGCTGAAGGACAGCTTCCAAATGGGGAGCCACTGTTTACGCGTATCATGATCTCGCTGCCACCTGTGGATGATTTTGATCTTCCTATTCTGGATGAATCATTATGGAGCAGGATTGTGTCAGCACGGTGCGTCGTTCCGGCTTTACGGGATCGGAAAGAAGACCTCGAGTCACTCTTGCATTTTTACGTGCAACAAAGTGCTCTCAAGTTTGCTAAAAAGGTTCCTGTGATTGAAGGTGACGTGCTCGATTGTCTAGCGGCTTATGATTGGCCCTTCGATCTTGAAGAGTTCGAGCTGGTCGTTTCTTCAGCTATGCGACGGGTAAAAAACCGGTTTACCTCGAGTCTTCTACCACCTCACATACGTCAAGCACGCGGTCAGCACACTGAAAAGCATCCTTTTGATGGAAGCTATGCTGAACTCGAGCAGCGTATTCTTATGCATGCTTTAGCTAAGGCCAATGGGAACAAGAGCAAAGCTGCGCGCGCGCTTGGACTTAAGCGAACGACCTTTATCGATAAGCTTAGACGTTTTGAGCTTGATGAAAACGAAAAGACGCAGGCTCAAATGCCAGATCTCTTTTCATAG
- a CDS encoding DEAD/DEAH box helicase: MDAEGLELFHPAVKQWFLEELGEPTEAQRLGWRSIKEGKHTLIAAPTGQGKTLAAFLASIDGLTRQFCHENTIKDATTVLYLSPLKALSNDIEQNLDIPLKGIAQALQSMGLPAPPIRTAVRTGDTTPSQRAAMLKKPPHILVTTPESLYILLTSEKGRAILRTVRSVIVDEIHALVPDKRGSHLALSLERLEHLCDEPLLRIGLSATQKPIDKVAQFLVGEKRSCQIINAGHNRKRDLNIELPASPLEAVMSGEIWGEVYDRLTSLILEHHTTLVFVNTRRLAERMSRALSERLGEDQVTAHHGSLSKELRYDAEQRLKQGKLKALVATASLELGIDIGDIDLVCQIGSPRSISALLQRIGRSGHNLKGTPKGRLFPLSRDELVECAALLDAVRRQELDVLKIPQAPLDILAQQICAAVAAEEWSQDELFDVIKQSFSFCNLEKSTFDEVVTMLARGFSTRRGRRAALIHHDAVNRILRARPATRLTAMTCGGAIPDNADYDVVLEPTDTVVGTVNEDFAIESLPGNIFQLGNCSWQIVRIENSKLRVIDAAGQPPNIPFWFGEAPGRSKELSFAVSRLREQIEERLKAHPADGLSKALAFVQDEVGLEHSAARQLVDYLHSAMLALGTLPSQQAIVAERFFDEAGNQHFVIHSSFGDRINRAWGLALRKRFCRSFNFELQAAATDDAIILSLGPTHSFPLEDVFAFLKSQSVRQILIQAMLDAPMFETRWRWNASRALAVLRFRGGKKVPPQLQRIAAEDLIAVCFPDQLACLENIAGDREIPDHPLVQQTIHDCLTEAMDIEGLEALLEQVAQNKVQCIGRDLSEPSPLAQEILGARPYAFLDDTPLEERRTRAISSRRFIAPEDAASLGALDPSVIARVKEQAWPEARNADELHDALVLCAFWTSQEGQKVEEFFEALIKDKRATRVDRCGQELWVAAERMHHWRTLDPDLTLSPMITATEQESVDREQACKEIIRSRLEAMGPTDAQHLHELSGIALEQVEQALLALEAEGFAMRGSFEPNVAALQWCDRRLLARIQHGSIERLRKEIKPVSKADFMHFLLHWQHVCPGTGLQGPAGLSAIVEQLQGFSVAASAWENDVLPARLERYDPSWIDQLCLSGKIAWARLAPSKAANKTKQGPIRSTPMALCLRSNLQDWLSSPEQSETLSHEAKQLLQALQDHGANFFEQLLEITGLLSSQLENALSELSSLGLVHADSFSGLRALLLPQIKRDAATRKSKGTDFATSMQNAGRWSLIHRSQQETNNLAISQAKTLLLRYGIIFRALLARESNILPWRELLYALRRMEARGEIRGGRFVSGFSGEQYALPEAVVSLRKVKREAPSSGLISLSAADPVNLLGIVDHESRLTASAKNRILFKDGKVIAVSEHGEIRWLENIPEHMRWAFQNALLRVASARTLSKQAKLVFV, translated from the coding sequence ATGGATGCAGAAGGCCTTGAGCTCTTTCACCCTGCGGTTAAGCAGTGGTTTTTAGAGGAGCTCGGTGAGCCCACCGAGGCCCAACGGCTTGGCTGGCGCTCTATTAAGGAAGGCAAGCACACGCTAATTGCCGCGCCCACCGGCCAAGGTAAAACCCTTGCGGCGTTTTTGGCATCAATTGATGGCTTAACAAGACAGTTTTGTCATGAAAATACCATAAAAGATGCCACAACTGTCTTGTATCTATCTCCGCTTAAAGCCCTAAGTAACGACATTGAGCAAAATCTCGATATTCCGCTTAAAGGCATTGCCCAGGCGCTTCAGAGCATGGGCTTGCCGGCCCCGCCAATTCGCACGGCTGTGCGCACAGGCGATACCACGCCATCCCAACGCGCAGCCATGCTCAAAAAACCACCGCATATTTTGGTCACCACACCGGAGTCGCTCTATATCTTGCTCACTTCCGAAAAAGGACGCGCCATCTTGCGCACCGTGCGCAGCGTGATCGTCGATGAAATCCACGCACTCGTACCCGATAAACGCGGCAGCCACCTGGCTTTGTCTTTGGAGCGCCTCGAGCACTTGTGCGATGAGCCGCTCTTGCGCATCGGTCTTTCAGCCACGCAAAAACCGATTGATAAGGTCGCGCAGTTTTTAGTCGGAGAAAAACGAAGCTGTCAGATTATCAATGCAGGACATAACCGAAAGCGTGACTTAAACATCGAGCTTCCAGCCTCCCCTCTTGAAGCCGTTATGTCCGGTGAAATCTGGGGTGAAGTCTACGACAGGCTCACAAGCTTAATTCTCGAGCACCACACGACCTTGGTTTTTGTTAATACGCGCAGGTTAGCCGAACGCATGAGCCGCGCGCTAAGTGAACGCCTTGGTGAAGATCAAGTCACCGCGCATCATGGCAGTCTCTCCAAAGAACTACGCTACGATGCCGAGCAAAGACTCAAGCAAGGCAAACTCAAAGCCTTGGTGGCTACCGCTTCACTTGAACTGGGCATTGACATTGGCGACATCGATTTGGTCTGCCAGATTGGATCCCCTCGCAGCATCTCTGCTCTTTTGCAGCGCATTGGTCGCTCTGGCCATAACCTTAAAGGCACACCCAAAGGCAGGCTCTTTCCACTAAGTCGCGATGAGCTTGTGGAGTGCGCAGCATTGCTTGACGCTGTTCGCCGTCAGGAACTTGATGTATTGAAAATACCGCAAGCTCCGCTTGATATTCTTGCTCAACAAATTTGTGCCGCCGTAGCAGCTGAAGAATGGTCGCAAGATGAGCTCTTTGATGTGATCAAGCAAAGCTTTAGTTTTTGCAATCTAGAAAAAAGCACCTTTGATGAAGTCGTCACGATGCTTGCTCGCGGCTTTAGCACGCGCCGCGGCAGGCGTGCTGCGCTCATTCATCACGACGCTGTTAACCGCATCCTGCGAGCGCGACCCGCCACCCGCCTCACGGCGATGACCTGTGGCGGCGCCATTCCGGACAATGCTGATTACGATGTCGTACTTGAGCCCACCGATACCGTCGTCGGCACCGTCAACGAAGACTTTGCGATTGAGAGTCTGCCGGGCAATATTTTTCAGCTGGGCAACTGCTCTTGGCAAATCGTGCGCATTGAAAACAGCAAACTTCGAGTGATCGATGCCGCCGGACAGCCTCCGAACATCCCCTTTTGGTTTGGCGAAGCCCCGGGACGAAGCAAAGAGCTTTCCTTTGCTGTATCACGGCTAAGAGAGCAGATCGAAGAGCGCCTCAAAGCCCACCCTGCGGATGGCCTAAGCAAAGCACTGGCTTTTGTTCAAGACGAGGTCGGACTAGAGCACAGCGCAGCTAGACAACTTGTGGACTATTTGCACAGCGCCATGCTGGCGCTTGGCACCTTACCCAGCCAACAGGCTATTGTGGCCGAACGTTTTTTCGATGAAGCCGGCAATCAACATTTTGTCATTCACTCAAGCTTTGGCGATCGCATCAACCGCGCTTGGGGCCTTGCGTTGCGCAAACGCTTTTGCCGTTCTTTCAACTTTGAGCTTCAAGCTGCAGCGACCGACGATGCGATTATTCTCTCCTTGGGCCCCACCCACAGTTTTCCGCTTGAAGATGTCTTTGCCTTTCTTAAAAGCCAAAGCGTAAGACAGATTCTTATTCAAGCCATGCTCGATGCGCCGATGTTTGAAACCCGTTGGCGCTGGAATGCATCGCGCGCGCTTGCGGTGTTGCGCTTTCGCGGTGGCAAAAAAGTCCCGCCGCAACTGCAACGCATTGCCGCCGAAGACTTGATTGCTGTGTGTTTTCCGGATCAGCTCGCTTGCCTTGAAAACATTGCAGGCGATCGTGAGATTCCCGATCACCCACTGGTTCAGCAAACCATCCACGATTGTTTGACCGAGGCCATGGACATTGAAGGGCTTGAAGCGCTGCTCGAGCAGGTCGCGCAAAACAAAGTCCAGTGCATCGGCCGTGATCTCTCGGAGCCTTCACCGCTGGCGCAAGAGATTCTCGGAGCACGTCCCTATGCCTTTTTGGATGACACGCCTCTGGAAGAGCGACGTACACGCGCTATTTCTTCACGACGGTTCATCGCACCGGAAGACGCCGCATCGCTTGGCGCACTTGATCCTTCCGTGATTGCCCGGGTTAAAGAACAGGCCTGGCCCGAGGCTCGAAACGCCGATGAGCTGCACGATGCCCTGGTCCTATGTGCTTTTTGGACCAGTCAAGAAGGTCAAAAGGTCGAAGAATTTTTTGAAGCACTCATCAAAGACAAGCGCGCCACCCGAGTGGATCGTTGCGGCCAGGAGCTTTGGGTTGCAGCAGAGCGCATGCACCACTGGCGCACCTTGGATCCAGACTTAACGCTTAGCCCAATGATCACAGCCACCGAACAGGAATCAGTCGACCGCGAGCAAGCCTGCAAAGAAATCATCCGTTCACGACTTGAAGCAATGGGACCTACTGACGCTCAGCATCTGCACGAGCTAAGCGGCATCGCACTTGAACAGGTTGAGCAAGCTTTGCTGGCGCTTGAGGCCGAAGGCTTTGCCATGCGCGGAAGCTTTGAGCCAAACGTCGCAGCTCTGCAATGGTGCGATCGACGCCTGCTTGCACGCATTCAACACGGCAGCATCGAGCGATTGCGCAAAGAAATCAAACCCGTCAGCAAAGCTGATTTCATGCATTTTCTTTTGCACTGGCAGCATGTGTGTCCGGGAACTGGGCTTCAAGGCCCGGCCGGACTTTCTGCAATTGTCGAGCAGCTTCAGGGATTTTCCGTCGCTGCGAGCGCTTGGGAAAACGATGTACTTCCGGCACGACTTGAACGCTATGATCCAAGTTGGATCGATCAGCTTTGTCTAAGCGGAAAAATAGCTTGGGCTCGGCTTGCGCCTTCAAAAGCCGCAAACAAAACCAAGCAAGGCCCGATTCGCAGCACGCCTATGGCACTGTGCTTGCGGAGCAATCTCCAAGACTGGCTCAGCTCCCCTGAGCAAAGCGAAACACTAAGCCATGAGGCCAAACAGCTGCTGCAAGCCCTGCAAGATCATGGCGCAAACTTTTTCGAGCAGCTTTTGGAGATCACCGGGCTGCTTTCAAGTCAGCTTGAAAACGCCCTAAGTGAACTAAGCTCCCTTGGGCTTGTACATGCCGATAGTTTTTCAGGCTTACGCGCTTTATTACTACCGCAAATCAAACGCGATGCAGCGACGCGAAAAAGCAAGGGCACCGACTTTGCCACCAGCATGCAAAATGCAGGACGCTGGTCGTTGATTCATCGATCCCAACAAGAGACAAACAACCTGGCCATCTCACAAGCCAAAACACTATTGCTCCGCTATGGAATCATCTTCAGAGCCCTGCTTGCTCGCGAAAGCAACATACTACCCTGGCGAGAACTTCTCTACGCTTTGCGCCGCATGGAAGCACGCGGCGAGATTCGCGGCGGTCGTTTTGTTTCTGGTTTTTCTGGTGAACAATATGCACTCCCTGAAGCTGTCGTCAGTTTACGCAAGGTCAAACGTGAAGCGCCAAGCAGCGGGCTTATTTCACTGAGCGCCGCCGATCCGGTTAACTTGCTGGGCATCGTCGATCACGAATCCCGCCTAACAGCTTCAGCTAAAAACCGCATTCTATTCAAAGACGGAAAAGTTATTGCCGTTTCAGAACATGGCGAAATTCGTTGGCTCGAAAACATCCCTGAGCACATGCGCTGGGCCTTTCAAAATGCTCTGTTGCGTGTAGCCTCCGCTCGAACGCTCAGCAAACAAGCAAAACTAGTGTTCGTTTAA
- the ligA gene encoding NAD-dependent DNA ligase LigA translates to MPVNESDPKLRHLALSKQIREHNYRYYTLADPSVSDTDFDRLFRELVALEKQYPELVHPDSPTQRVGSAPTKNVQKIERTAPMLSLDNCFNRDDLSEFDRRAREILESESIVYVAEPKIDGASIEVVYKDGRLVQASTRGDGRIGEDILRNARTIRNLPLQISDKRTLSLRGEVLLFIDDFLSINEARKAAEEALFKNPRNTAAGWLRLLDPKETADKPLRVFLYDLVEPYFESHLDMLKALEALGLPTHRLERVCAGIDEVFVYIEEFESSRHELPYETDGVVIKVNSIASRDILGSTARFPRWATAYKFAAEHKKTVLEAIHCDVGRTGVLTPVAHLTPVSLSGTTVSHASLHNLDYIEEKDIRVGDTVTIEKAGEIIPQVLAVHKELRPKGTRRYKAPNSCPVCKSATERLEGQAALRCSNPKCPGKIKASLWYFTRRTGMNIEGLGKSLVEQLVDAKLVQSIADIFVLPIKSAELLKLERMGEKSAHKLIASIEDAKTNRSFAQLLTALGIPLVGGVAAKLIAESYPTLQALLDASPQELEQTLGSMHGIGPKIAASVASFFSDTEQRDTLKKLLDAGLKSKTIPSRINKNGPLLGLSFCVTGTLSSPRKVVHEAIEQAGGKIHDTVKKDTSYLVIGSNVGATKIEKAKKRGAKIVDENALKEMGVNLEG, encoded by the coding sequence GTGCCAGTGAACGAATCAGACCCTAAGTTACGCCATCTGGCGTTGAGCAAACAAATTCGGGAGCATAACTACCGCTACTATACGCTGGCCGATCCTTCCGTGTCGGATACTGACTTCGATCGCCTTTTTAGAGAGCTTGTTGCTCTAGAAAAGCAGTACCCTGAGCTGGTCCACCCGGATTCACCAACGCAACGCGTTGGCTCTGCTCCCACAAAAAACGTGCAGAAAATTGAACGAACGGCACCGATGCTTTCGCTCGATAATTGCTTCAACCGAGATGATCTGAGCGAATTTGATCGACGGGCCCGCGAGATCTTGGAAAGCGAAAGTATTGTCTATGTTGCGGAGCCTAAAATTGACGGGGCCAGCATTGAGGTCGTCTACAAAGATGGAAGGCTTGTGCAAGCTTCAACGCGAGGAGATGGACGCATAGGCGAAGACATTCTGCGCAATGCCCGCACGATCCGTAATCTTCCTTTGCAAATTTCAGATAAACGCACGCTAAGTCTAAGAGGCGAAGTGCTGCTTTTTATCGATGATTTCTTAAGCATCAATGAAGCACGCAAAGCGGCAGAAGAAGCTCTTTTCAAAAACCCTCGCAACACTGCGGCGGGCTGGCTGCGCTTGCTTGATCCCAAGGAGACCGCTGACAAACCGCTTCGTGTCTTTTTATACGATCTGGTCGAGCCCTATTTTGAAAGCCATCTCGATATGCTCAAAGCACTTGAAGCGCTTGGGTTGCCGACGCATCGTTTGGAACGCGTCTGCGCTGGAATTGACGAAGTTTTCGTCTACATCGAAGAGTTCGAGTCCTCAAGACACGAATTGCCCTATGAAACCGACGGCGTTGTGATCAAAGTAAACAGCATTGCTTCTCGTGACATTCTCGGAAGCACCGCACGCTTTCCACGCTGGGCCACGGCCTATAAATTCGCGGCAGAACACAAGAAAACGGTGCTTGAAGCCATTCATTGCGATGTCGGGCGCACCGGCGTGCTTACCCCCGTAGCGCACCTCACACCCGTCTCTCTCAGCGGAACTACCGTTTCACACGCCTCCCTTCACAACCTCGATTACATCGAGGAAAAAGACATTCGCGTCGGCGATACAGTCACCATTGAAAAGGCAGGGGAGATCATTCCTCAAGTGCTCGCTGTGCACAAAGAGCTCCGTCCCAAGGGCACTCGACGTTACAAAGCGCCCAATAGCTGTCCCGTCTGCAAGTCGGCGACCGAACGACTTGAAGGGCAAGCAGCACTGCGCTGCAGCAATCCAAAGTGTCCAGGCAAAATCAAAGCCTCCTTGTGGTATTTCACCCGCCGCACCGGCATGAACATCGAAGGCCTTGGCAAATCGTTAGTGGAGCAACTTGTCGATGCCAAGCTCGTCCAGAGCATCGCCGACATCTTTGTTTTGCCCATCAAAAGCGCAGAACTTCTCAAGCTTGAACGCATGGGCGAAAAGAGCGCACACAAACTCATCGCTTCGATTGAAGATGCAAAAACCAATCGTAGTTTTGCTCAATTGCTCACTGCTCTTGGCATTCCACTTGTTGGAGGGGTTGCAGCTAAACTTATTGCAGAAAGCTACCCAACCCTTCAAGCGCTGTTAGATGCCAGTCCTCAAGAACTTGAGCAAACTCTTGGTAGCATGCATGGTATCGGTCCCAAAATTGCAGCAAGCGTTGCTTCATTTTTCTCTGACACAGAACAACGCGACACTTTAAAAAAACTACTCGATGCCGGACTTAAGTCAAAAACGATACCTTCTAGAATCAACAAAAATGGCCCACTCCTGGGTTTGTCTTTTTGCGTAACAGGGACTTTGTCATCACCACGGAAAGTCGTGCACGAAGCCATTGAACAAGCAGGCGGAAAAATCCACGACACCGTAAAAAAAGATACGAGCTATTTGGTCATTGGAAGTAATGTAGGTGCTACTAAAATCGAAAAAGCAAAGAAACGTGGTGCAAAGATCGTAGATGAAAACGCACTCAAAGAGATGGGTGTTAATCTAGAAGGCTGA